Proteins encoded together in one Acidobacteriota bacterium window:
- a CDS encoding PQQ-dependent sugar dehydrogenase: MFLGSRTAYTVGVILLLVLLLASVSLPSRSIAQTNPVTLAPGFEAATKLGSMFADPGNVPDFAQSAFSGPVAMAFDARGRLFVGTYPGKILILLDNDGNGRADQVKTFASGLLIPLGLEFRANGDLFITSNLLGGVGRIIRLRDTNGDDVADEVTTIIDNLPSQGDHQTNKLKFGPDGLLYISQGSSTDNGTPGPHSPPDGPLNATILRVDVDSPNPQVEVFATGLRNAFGIAFHPENNQLFATDGGSGELGDIPDNSPLEEVNWIVQGGHYGFPSCEGPPDPNNPACAGVRAPVTTFNRHLTPTSITFYSGPQAGESKNQMLVTLFKRLPGQGGGDLQRFILTGNAANGFQTTKIEPPIAEFGLIDPFDGPVDTAIDPITGDIYVARFDPVNHANVNEHHHFIYRIHRTGSDAQPFIGPPSPAAIKAGPATVTVSLVTRHVKPGAVVFDVTDNVPLSTRQGSSSFELVADLPASVVASERTIVLEVRNPDGVASNQQAFKVTKGDPGPVLDKAPQITSMFAYKKKRAKVWDQLFVGVNVKKFRLVVSGTDFDSGAELLVNNTALALESSSTTELVGRLINALVQSPGELTVQVRNSTGKTSNTLKLTVSP, from the coding sequence ATGTTCCTGGGTTCAAGAACCGCTTACACGGTAGGCGTGATCCTACTCTTAGTGCTCCTTCTCGCGTCGGTTAGTCTTCCGTCGCGCAGCATTGCTCAAACAAATCCCGTCACGCTTGCACCCGGGTTCGAGGCGGCGACCAAATTGGGGTCAATGTTCGCCGATCCGGGGAACGTACCCGACTTTGCGCAAAGCGCTTTCTCGGGTCCGGTTGCAATGGCTTTTGACGCTCGAGGGAGGCTTTTTGTAGGAACGTATCCGGGCAAGATTCTCATCCTGCTGGACAACGACGGCAATGGAAGAGCGGACCAGGTTAAGACCTTTGCCAGCGGCCTGCTGATCCCATTAGGACTGGAGTTTCGGGCCAACGGGGACCTGTTCATCACCAGCAACCTGCTTGGAGGCGTTGGCCGGATAATTCGGTTGCGAGATACAAACGGCGACGACGTTGCCGATGAGGTCACGACGATTATCGACAACCTTCCCAGTCAAGGAGACCACCAGACTAACAAACTCAAGTTCGGCCCCGATGGTTTGCTGTATATCAGCCAGGGCTCTTCGACGGATAACGGCACGCCTGGCCCGCATTCGCCTCCCGACGGTCCGCTCAACGCGACGATCCTGCGCGTCGATGTTGACAGTCCGAATCCCCAGGTCGAAGTCTTCGCCACCGGATTGCGCAACGCGTTCGGAATTGCGTTTCACCCGGAGAACAATCAGCTTTTTGCCACCGACGGCGGGTCGGGAGAGCTGGGTGACATTCCGGATAATTCTCCGCTTGAAGAAGTCAATTGGATCGTTCAAGGCGGCCACTACGGGTTCCCTTCATGCGAGGGGCCGCCTGACCCGAACAATCCTGCGTGCGCCGGAGTGCGTGCGCCGGTGACCACGTTCAATCGGCACCTGACTCCCACCTCGATCACCTTCTACAGCGGTCCTCAGGCTGGTGAGTCGAAGAATCAGATGCTGGTCACGCTCTTTAAGCGCCTACCCGGTCAAGGCGGTGGCGACCTGCAGCGATTCATTCTCACCGGAAACGCCGCAAATGGTTTTCAGACTACAAAGATTGAACCACCAATCGCAGAATTTGGCTTGATAGATCCTTTCGACGGCCCGGTTGATACTGCCATCGATCCCATAACCGGCGACATCTACGTTGCGCGCTTCGATCCGGTGAATCACGCCAACGTCAACGAGCACCATCATTTTATTTATCGAATACATCGAACGGGGAGCGACGCGCAGCCGTTCATCGGGCCGCCCAGCCCTGCTGCGATCAAAGCGGGTCCCGCCACAGTGACCGTCTCGCTGGTAACTCGTCACGTAAAACCTGGCGCGGTCGTTTTCGACGTGACCGACAATGTACCGCTCTCCACAAGACAGGGTTCGTCAAGCTTTGAGCTTGTGGCTGATCTGCCCGCGAGCGTGGTCGCCAGCGAGCGGACGATTGTGCTCGAGGTGCGAAACCCTGATGGTGTCGCCTCTAATCAGCAGGCGTTCAAAGTGACCAAAGGTGATCCGGGCCCCGTGCTCGATAAGGCGCCGCAGATCACGTCGATGTTCGCGTACAAGAAGAAGCGTGCGAAGGTGTGGGACCAACTCTTTGTCGGGGTGAACGTGAAGAAATTCAGGCTAGTGGTGAGCGGGACCGACTTCGACTCGGGCGCTGAACTTCTGGTGAACAACACAGCGCTTGCGCTTGAGAGCTCGAGCACTACCGAACTCGTTGGCAGGCTGATCAATGCGTTGGTCCAATCGCCCGGCGAGCTGACCGTGCAGGTTCGCAACTCAACAGGGAAGACTTCGAATACACTCAAGCTAACCGTAAGTCCGTAG
- a CDS encoding sugar phosphate nucleotidyltransferase, producing the protein MKGIVLAGGLGSRLAPLTRVTNKHLLPVFDQPMVHYPIRTLIEAGITEILIVTGGNSAGDFLKLLRNGSEFGLHRLHYAYQEGEGGIAAALGLAEHFADGGPVCVVLGDNILEKSIAPFVKKFRHQGSGAKILLSEVTDPQRFGVPVIQDGRVLRIEEKPSDPKSHFAVIGVYLYDNRVFEIIKTLKPSGRGELEITDVNNAYIEAGDLSWDVIEGWWTDAGTFDSLLNASNLIAELRTREL; encoded by the coding sequence ATGAAGGGAATCGTTCTGGCGGGTGGACTAGGCTCGAGGTTGGCGCCGCTCACTCGTGTGACTAACAAGCATCTGCTTCCCGTGTTCGATCAACCGATGGTTCACTATCCGATCCGTACGCTGATCGAGGCCGGTATCACCGAGATACTCATCGTGACCGGCGGCAATAGCGCGGGCGATTTTCTCAAGCTTCTTCGAAACGGCTCGGAGTTCGGGCTCCACCGCTTACACTACGCATATCAAGAAGGCGAAGGTGGGATCGCCGCCGCGCTCGGGTTGGCCGAACACTTTGCCGATGGCGGGCCCGTTTGCGTTGTGCTTGGAGATAACATCCTGGAAAAGAGCATCGCCCCGTTCGTCAAGAAATTCCGCCATCAAGGCTCCGGCGCGAAGATATTGCTGAGCGAGGTCACGGACCCGCAGCGCTTCGGGGTCCCGGTCATTCAAGACGGCCGGGTCCTGCGAATTGAAGAGAAACCGTCGGATCCGAAATCGCACTTCGCAGTCATAGGCGTCTACCTGTACGACAACCGCGTGTTTGAGATAATCAAAACGCTGAAGCCGAGCGGCAGAGGCGAGCTCGAGATCACCGACGTTAACAACGCATACATCGAGGCGGGCGATTTGAGCTGGGACGTTATCGAAGGCTGGTGGACCGACGCCGGCACCTTCGACAGCTTGCTGAATGCGTCAAACCTCATAGCTGAGCTGAGAACGAGAGAACTATGA
- a CDS encoding CBS domain-containing protein, which yields MPKTVQDIIKNRAEVYCISNQTTAAEAARYLKDRGIRATGICNLSGKTVGVVSQSDISDKVVAENFRPSEVSVLSIASTNLIKVTTETQISEAMQTMQDKRVYHLIVEDAEGKFLGMVSMRDCVAMRAEEEKERAEMLKDYAFPNY from the coding sequence ATGCCGAAGACCGTTCAAGACATCATCAAGAATCGCGCAGAGGTCTATTGCATCTCCAACCAGACGACGGCCGCTGAGGCCGCGCGCTACCTGAAGGACCGCGGAATCCGCGCAACCGGTATTTGCAACCTCTCGGGCAAGACCGTCGGCGTGGTCTCGCAGAGCGACATATCCGATAAGGTCGTCGCTGAAAACTTCCGCCCATCCGAGGTGAGCGTGCTTTCCATCGCTAGCACGAACTTGATCAAGGTAACGACGGAAACGCAGATCAGCGAGGCGATGCAGACCATGCAAGACAAAAGGGTCTATCACCTGATAGTCGAAGACGCCGAGGGCAAGTTCCTGGGGATGGTCTCGATGCGCGACTGTGTGGCGATGAGGGCCGAGGAAGAGAAAGAGCGAGCGGAGATGTTGAAGGACTACGCGTTCCCGAACTACTAA
- a CDS encoding PQQ-dependent sugar dehydrogenase — protein MTRLTIILFGLALTIAVCCPLLPGINAGSQLEPGVNPIALEPVVTGLSAPVYVTSAKDGSNRLFIVEQGGRIKFLAPGNNTPTVFLDITQRVLVARERGLLGLAFHPQFRTNHRFFVNYTRTPDGATVIAEYQASAADPNVAEVNETAVLVIPQPFANHNGGMIEFGPDGYLYIGMGDGGSANDPGNRAQDINNLLGKILRIDVDHSNGPIPYSSPPENPFFGPALGRDEIYALGMRNPWRFSFDRANGQLYVGDVGQNAWEEIDIVTLGGNYGWRVMEGTRCNPGVGGGVCSTAGFTLPIAEYRHTGGRCSMTGGYVYRGSKRALPSGTYVYADFCSGEIFSLIGGEQNLLMDTELNISSFGEDESGEIYVVGLGGTVDRIVNPLTAPPLHLKIAFVRRRSTHEVLQPLATRPNGKKFEVVAVVDGINGPGAVVVINGRELNTEDGVVDTGNPVLIARLRRHTLAEPGPLVVEVVAANGARSNPVVLQVVPGEN, from the coding sequence ATGACGAGGCTGACAATTATCCTTTTTGGCTTGGCGCTGACCATAGCGGTTTGCTGTCCTTTATTGCCCGGCATCAATGCAGGCTCGCAGCTCGAGCCCGGCGTTAACCCGATTGCACTTGAGCCCGTGGTCACAGGGTTGAGCGCTCCTGTATACGTTACCAGCGCCAAGGATGGCAGCAACCGGTTGTTCATAGTCGAGCAGGGTGGGCGCATCAAGTTTTTGGCGCCCGGCAACAACACCCCCACCGTCTTTCTGGACATAACCCAGCGCGTTCTTGTCGCCCGCGAGCGCGGGCTGCTTGGACTGGCTTTTCACCCGCAGTTTCGAACGAACCACCGATTCTTTGTCAATTACACGCGAACTCCAGACGGCGCTACGGTGATAGCCGAGTATCAGGCGTCAGCGGCCGATCCAAACGTCGCGGAAGTGAATGAGACCGCGGTGTTGGTGATCCCGCAACCGTTCGCCAATCACAACGGAGGCATGATCGAGTTCGGTCCTGACGGCTATCTCTACATAGGAATGGGCGACGGCGGCTCGGCTAACGATCCGGGGAATCGCGCGCAAGATATCAACAACCTCTTGGGCAAAATATTACGCATCGATGTTGATCACTCGAACGGGCCGATTCCTTATTCGTCGCCGCCTGAGAATCCGTTCTTTGGTCCGGCCCTCGGACGCGATGAGATCTACGCGCTGGGCATGCGAAACCCCTGGCGCTTCTCCTTTGATCGCGCGAACGGCCAGCTTTATGTTGGCGACGTCGGTCAAAACGCGTGGGAGGAAATAGACATCGTTACTCTGGGCGGGAACTACGGATGGCGCGTGATGGAAGGCACTCGCTGCAATCCAGGCGTCGGCGGCGGCGTATGCAGCACCGCCGGCTTTACGCTTCCAATCGCCGAATACCGTCACACGGGCGGCCGATGCTCGATGACCGGCGGGTATGTGTATCGAGGCTCGAAGCGCGCGCTTCCATCCGGGACCTATGTCTACGCCGACTTCTGCTCGGGCGAGATATTCTCTTTGATCGGCGGCGAGCAGAACCTGCTGATGGATACCGAACTCAACATCTCTTCGTTCGGTGAGGACGAAAGCGGAGAGATTTACGTTGTTGGATTGGGAGGCACGGTTGATCGAATAGTAAATCCCCTCACGGCCCCGCCGCTCCACTTGAAAATCGCGTTTGTGCGTCGCCGCTCGACGCATGAAGTGCTACAGCCGCTCGCCACCAGGCCCAACGGAAAGAAGTTCGAAGTTGTTGCAGTAGTCGATGGGATTAATGGGCCAGGCGCCGTTGTCGTCATCAACGGCCGCGAGTTGAATACCGAGGATGGTGTGGTCGATACCGGAAACCCCGTGCTCATCGCGCGGTTGCGACGCCACACACTTGCGGAACCGGGACCCCTTGTCGTCGAAGTAGTCGCAGCTAACGGCGCGCGCTCGAACCCGGTGGTGCTTCAAGTTGTACCCGGTGAGAACTGA
- a CDS encoding acetamidase/formamidase family protein — MRNGMLIVAVLCLTALDTFGQHRLKPTPKTVAWGYYDAGTPPVLRIKSGDTVEIQTLITSSPTRLESAGVPPEQVEQSLRDIHKEVTNKGPGGHILTGPIFVEGAEPGDVLEVRIRTVKLAIPYAYNAFSPGRGFLPEDFPYPRIKIIPLDEKRMIARFSDGIEIPLRPFFGSMGVAPPDVSGRISSAPPWIHAGNLDNKELVAGTTLFIPIHARGALFLAGDGHAGQGNGEVDITALETSLIGTLQLIVRKDMHLKWPRAETASHFITMGIHEDLTEATKGALREMIDFLVKEKHLNRDDAYMLASVAADLEITQLVDGNKGVHAMISKSIFKK; from the coding sequence ATGCGAAACGGAATGTTGATAGTGGCCGTCCTCTGCTTGACCGCGCTCGATACGTTCGGTCAGCACCGGCTCAAGCCAACACCAAAGACCGTCGCCTGGGGCTACTACGATGCCGGCACCCCGCCAGTGTTGCGAATCAAGTCCGGCGATACAGTTGAGATTCAAACGCTGATCACCTCGAGTCCCACGAGACTCGAATCCGCCGGCGTTCCACCTGAACAAGTCGAGCAGTCGTTGCGCGACATACACAAAGAAGTCACCAACAAAGGCCCGGGCGGCCACATATTGACCGGTCCGATCTTCGTCGAGGGCGCCGAGCCCGGAGATGTGCTCGAAGTTCGCATCCGGACGGTCAAGCTCGCGATACCTTATGCGTACAACGCGTTCAGTCCAGGCCGAGGGTTTCTTCCGGAGGATTTTCCGTATCCGCGAATAAAGATCATTCCGCTGGACGAGAAACGAATGATCGCTCGTTTCTCGGATGGTATCGAGATACCGCTGCGGCCGTTCTTCGGCAGCATGGGTGTAGCGCCTCCGGACGTGTCGGGCCGGATAAGCAGCGCGCCTCCCTGGATTCACGCGGGAAATCTCGACAACAAGGAACTGGTCGCAGGCACGACGCTCTTCATTCCTATTCACGCGCGAGGCGCGTTGTTTTTGGCCGGCGATGGCCACGCGGGGCAGGGCAACGGCGAGGTTGACATCACCGCTTTGGAGACCTCGCTCATCGGCACTCTTCAGTTGATCGTGCGCAAGGACATGCATTTGAAATGGCCGCGCGCGGAAACCGCTTCGCACTTCATAACGATGGGCATTCACGAAGACTTGACCGAAGCGACGAAGGGGGCGCTCCGCGAGATGATCGATTTTCTGGTCAAAGAGAAGCACCTCAATCGAGACGACGCGTACATGCTCGCGAGCGTCGCCGCGGATTTGGAGATCACTCAACTCGTTGACGGGAACAAGGGAGTGCATGCGATGATATCGAAGTCGATATTCAAGAAATAG
- a CDS encoding response regulator, translating to MRRMKRSGRHIGCREAFGKASDSRPQLSSRYTNGGPQHAVRGLDGAEVCRRARAVETTMPAYVIMLTAKSEKQDVVAGLCAGADDYITKPFNRLELHARIKVGIRIAELQKTAADRVVELELALSRVKQLQGLLPICSYCKKVRDDQNYWQQVDSYITKHSEVEFSHGICPDCYVRLVEPQMKKLKAAKLEV from the coding sequence ATGAGACGGATGAAGCGAAGTGGCAGGCACATTGGTTGCCGAGAGGCATTTGGGAAAGCATCAGATTCTCGCCCTCAGTTGTCTTCCCGGTACACGAACGGAGGTCCACAACATGCGGTTCGAGGACTCGATGGAGCCGAAGTGTGCCGCCGAGCCCGAGCCGTTGAGACCACGATGCCAGCTTACGTGATAATGCTGACGGCGAAGAGCGAGAAACAGGATGTCGTCGCAGGGCTCTGCGCAGGCGCCGACGACTACATTACAAAGCCATTCAATCGGCTCGAGCTTCACGCTCGCATCAAGGTTGGGATCAGGATAGCCGAGCTTCAAAAGACTGCCGCCGATCGCGTCGTCGAGCTGGAACTCGCCTTATCGCGTGTGAAGCAGCTCCAGGGACTGCTCCCGATCTGTTCCTACTGCAAGAAAGTTCGCGACGATCAGAATTATTGGCAACAGGTCGACAGCTACATCACCAAACATTCGGAAGTCGAGTTCAGTCACGGCATTTGCCCGGATTGTTACGTTCGCCTTGTCGAGCCGCAGATGAAAAAACTGAAAGCAGCCAAACTGGAAGTGTGA